GGTACACGTGCGTGGGGTCCTGGTCGTAGGAGCCGCGGTACAGCCGCGCCTGCAGCGCATTGCCGATCGTCGGCAGGTGCGCGACGAGCAGGCCGCCGGGGCGCAGGTGGCGGCGTACGACGTGCGCCGCGGCGAGCGGCTCGTCGAGATGCTCGAAGATGTTGATCGCGGTGACCACGTCGAAGGTGGTCTCCCACGGGATGCCGTCGGACAGCGAGCCGGTGCCGAGCGTCGCCGACGGCAGCCGATCGCGGGTTCGTTGCACCGCGTAGTCCGAGATGTCCAGGCCCCACAGGTCGAACTCGCCGTCCATCGCCTCCAGGAACCCGCCGATGCCGCACCCGACGTCCAGGAGCTTCCCGCCGGGCACCCGGCGCAGCACCTGCTTGCGGATGAGCGCGTCGCGGAAGGTGTCGACCTTGTTCTTCACGCCCGCCTCGGGCCGCGAGAACTCGAAGTAGCTGCCGGAGTACTCGAGCCCGTTCGTCATGGGGCGAGCCTAGCGACGGCGAGCAGGCCACCGAATCGCGCGTACGGCGCACTCACTGGCACTTCACCCAGAGTATTCTCGACCGGAACCCGAGAGGACTGTGATGACCGTCTTTAACTGGATCCTGTTCGTTGTCGCCGTGGCGTTCACGATCACCGCAATCGCGCTGTTCGTGGGCAAGGCGCGCAGCGTCTGGAAGATCTTCAAGGCCGGCCAGCCCGATGGCACCCGAAGCCTGGACAAGGGCGACCGGACCAAGACTATGGTCAAGGAAACCCTCGGCCACACGCGCATGCTCAAGTGGAACTTCGTCGGGTTCGCGCACTGGCTGACCTTCTTCGGCTTCTTCGGTCTGTTCCTCACTCTGGTCGAGGCGTACGGCGAGGCGCTCGACCCCGATTTCGAGCTGCCGCTGATCGGTCACTGGTCGGTGTACGGCATCATCGCCGAGCTGCTGTCGGTGGCCACCGTCGTCGGCATCGTCGCGCTGATCGTCGTCCGGCAGATGAACCACCCGCGGGACCCTGCGCGCAAGTCGCGCTTCTCGGGATCGACGTTCTGGCAGGCGTACTTCGTCGAGTTCGTGGTCTTCATGATCGGCCTGTGCATCCTGCTGATCCGCTCCTTCAAGGTCGTGCGGACCGAGGCGGCCGGCGAGGAGTACCTGCCCGTGTGGGCGGCGCCGCTGTCGCACGCGCTCGGCAGCCTGTGGCAGGCCCTCGGGGTCAACTGGTCTACCGCCGGGGTGCTGATCGCGCTGGTCGCGTTCGTCAAGATCATGATCTCCTGGTCGTTCTTCTTCACGCTGTCCCGGGTGCCGACGATGGGTATCGGCTGGCACCGCCTGTGGGCCTTCTTCAACATCTTCTTCAAGCGCAACGCCGACGGCCGCACCGCGCTCGGCCCGGCCAAGCCGATGATGAGCGGTGGCCAGGTCCTCGACCTCGAGGAGGCCGATCCGGAGAAGGACCTGTTCGGCGTCTCGCAGATCGAGCAGTTCACCTGGAAGGGCCTGCTGGACTTCTCGACCTGCACCGAGTGCGGTCGCTGCCAGTCGCAGTGCCCCGCGTGGAACACCGGCAAGCCGCTGTCGCCGAAGCTGCTCATCATGGGCCTGCGCGACCAGATGCACGCCGAGGCGCCGTACCTGCTGGCCGGCGGACGCCGCGACGGCATGGGCGAGGAGGTCGGCAACCCCAACGCGCTCGAGGGGCTGGACGTCCTGGCGATGGCGGCGCACGAGCGCCCGCTGATCGGCACCGCCGAGGAGAACGGCGTGATCGACCCCGACGTGCTGTGGTCGTGCACGACCTGTGGCGCGTGCGTCGAGCAGTGCCCGGTGGACATCGAGCACGTCGACCACATCATCGACATGCGCCGCTACCAGGTCTTGATCGAGTCGGCCTTCCCGTCCGAGGCCGGTGTCATGCTCAAGAACCTCGAGAACAAGGGCAACCCGTGGGGAATGGCGGCGTCCGCCCGCGACGACTGGATGACCGGGCTGGACTTCGAGGTCCGCAAGATCGAGGGCGAGATCCCCGACGACGTCGAGTACCTGTTCTGGGTCGGCTGCGCCGGCGCCCTCGAGGACCGCTCGAAGAAGGTCACCAAGGC
This window of the Cumulibacter manganitolerans genome carries:
- a CDS encoding class I SAM-dependent methyltransferase — encoded protein: MTNGLEYSGSYFEFSRPEAGVKNKVDTFRDALIRKQVLRRVPGGKLLDVGCGIGGFLEAMDGEFDLWGLDISDYAVQRTRDRLPSATLGTGSLSDGIPWETTFDVVTAINIFEHLDEPLAAAHVVRRHLRPGGLLVAHLPTIGNALQARLYRGSYDQDPTHVYRPSAPAFVRLVESAGFQAVWSAYAPFVGRPLTNVPAHPAFLAIFEAQPTPTRDW